The Anastrepha ludens isolate Willacy chromosome X, idAnaLude1.1, whole genome shotgun sequence genome includes a window with the following:
- the LOC128870337 gene encoding uncharacterized protein LOC128870337, translated as MTGEEVDEIQTEISSTLPLQTVAAAEEFEKKLLQQQYLEAMKTLLLKIKGPETTVDDLLRQLYSDEMLSLCNWDGRGNKEALCQYSLVSDILFDIFQLCGRATYEKNIRRSIELSHHRFKQRNYRQRNLNKK; from the exons ATGACTGGAGAAGAAGTGGATGAAATTCAAACGGAAATATCGTCCACATTACCATTGCAAACGGTAGCTGCAGctgaagaatttgaaaaaaagctgctgcaacaacaatatcTTGAGGCAAtg aaaactttacttttgaaaattaagggTCCTGAAACGACTGTTGACGATTTGCTTCGTCAACTTTATAGTGATGAAATGTTGTCGCTTTGCAACTGGGATGGTAGGGGCAACAAGGAAGCATTGTGCCAATATTCTCTTGTTTCGGACATACTTTTTG ATATTTTTCAGCTATGCGGACGAGCAACTTACGAGAAGAACATTCGTAGGTCAATTGAGCTTAGTCACCACCGTTTTAAGCAGCGAAATTATCGGCAgcggaatttaaataaaaaataa